The Roseovarius indicus genome has a segment encoding these proteins:
- a CDS encoding thiamine pyrophosphate-dependent dehydrogenase E1 component subunit alpha, giving the protein MARTAKGTSRAKEGPARSSVCPLGEAEAHGILQVLDRDGNVSGTLPDPGLDEATLVRLYEMLVLVRAIDERGFKLQRSGRVEFWIPHRGLEAVHVAATLAFADSDWIFLGYRHPGCMLLRGVPLLQMFAQFFGREGDPLKGRRLPTLMGDRRVNVVPMTTQVGSYIPHAAGAAWAARLRGDDTRFLVFFGDGSTSRGEFHSALNFSGVHRPPIVFLCENNGWAVSTPTSTQTATRTFAEKGDAYAIRNRRVDGNDPLAVYSVVKEAYDLCASEGPSLVEAVTYRMGLHTTSDDPDLYRDRSDVAEWEQWDPLPRTRKYLEARGFWDEAREAALWERVRAEIAEAVTAAEALPFPAPETMFDDTFETPTWLLEEQKRRLLDELEPRA; this is encoded by the coding sequence ATGGCAAGAACGGCGAAGGGCACCAGTCGGGCGAAGGAGGGCCCGGCCCGGTCATCGGTCTGCCCGCTGGGAGAGGCGGAGGCACACGGCATCCTTCAGGTGCTCGACCGGGATGGGAATGTCTCGGGCACCCTGCCCGACCCCGGGCTTGATGAGGCGACGCTTGTGCGGTTGTATGAAATGCTGGTGCTTGTCCGGGCCATCGACGAGCGCGGGTTCAAGCTTCAGCGCTCGGGCCGGGTGGAGTTCTGGATCCCGCACCGTGGCCTTGAAGCCGTGCACGTCGCCGCGACGCTGGCATTTGCCGATAGCGACTGGATCTTCCTCGGTTACCGTCATCCGGGCTGCATGCTGTTGCGTGGGGTGCCGCTGCTGCAGATGTTTGCGCAGTTCTTCGGGCGCGAGGGCGACCCGCTGAAGGGGCGACGCCTGCCGACGCTGATGGGCGACCGGCGGGTCAATGTCGTTCCGATGACGACGCAGGTCGGCTCTTACATTCCCCATGCCGCCGGGGCCGCATGGGCGGCGCGCCTTCGGGGAGATGACACGCGGTTCCTGGTGTTTTTCGGCGATGGTTCGACCTCTCGCGGAGAATTTCATTCGGCGTTGAACTTCTCCGGCGTACACCGCCCGCCCATCGTGTTCCTGTGCGAGAACAACGGATGGGCGGTGTCGACCCCCACAAGCACCCAGACCGCGACGCGGACCTTTGCCGAGAAGGGCGATGCCTATGCCATCCGCAATCGGCGTGTCGACGGGAACGACCCGTTGGCCGTCTATTCCGTGGTCAAGGAGGCCTACGACCTTTGCGCCTCGGAAGGCCCCAGCCTGGTCGAGGCAGTGACCTACCGGATGGGGCTGCATACAACCTCGGACGACCCCGACCTATACCGCGACCGGTCGGACGTGGCGGAATGGGAGCAATGGGACCCGCTGCCTCGGACACGAAAATATCTCGAGGCGCGCGGCTTCTGGGACGAGGCGCGCGAGGCGGCCTTGTGGGAGCGCGTGCGGGCCGAGATCGCGGAGGCCGTCACGGCGGCAGAGGCCCTGCCCTTCCCCGCCCCGGAGACGATGTTCGACGACACGTTCGAGACGCCGACCTGGTTGTTGGAGGAACAGAAGCGACGCCTTCTGGACGAGTTGGAGCCCCGCGCATGA
- a CDS encoding cobalamin B12-binding domain-containing protein produces MPDSPERVLVTKIGFDGHDRGSRVVAAFLRDAGMEVIYTPPWQRIEAVVRLSQQEDVDVIGVSSLATDHLIVPDLMKALAEAGMGHVRVIVGGIVPKPEEADLTGAGVSAVFGPGATSEEIVTTVRRLAAEARDTRAEMEEME; encoded by the coding sequence ATGCCGGACAGCCCCGAACGGGTTCTCGTGACGAAGATCGGCTTCGACGGCCATGACCGTGGAAGCCGCGTGGTCGCCGCCTTCCTGCGCGATGCAGGAATGGAGGTGATCTACACACCCCCCTGGCAACGGATCGAGGCGGTTGTCCGGCTTAGCCAGCAGGAAGATGTCGACGTGATCGGCGTCAGCTCGCTGGCCACCGATCACCTGATCGTGCCCGACCTCATGAAAGCGCTGGCCGAAGCCGGCATGGGCCATGTCCGGGTGATCGTGGGCGGTATCGTGCCCAAACCGGAAGAGGCCGACCTCACCGGGGCCGGCGTCAGCGCGGTCTTCGGGCCGGGCGCCACGAGCGAGGAGATCGTGACGACCGTGCGCAGGCTGGCCGCCGAAGCGCGCGACACACGCGCCGAAATGGAGGAGATGGAATGA